GCCCCTGTCATTCGGCCCCATCCTGGCCCCGTCGAGGCCAGCCATCCCCCCATCGATCCCCCTGGAGCATTGCCATGAAGACTTACCCGATCTCTGTGCTCGCCGGTTATTCGTCCGAGAAGCCCGACCCTCTGGCCGTGGCGATGGGCGGGAAGCGTAAAGCTTTGCTCGAAGTCGATGGCAAACCGATGATCTGGTGGGTGGTGAATGCCCTGCGGCGCAGCCCGCGCGTGGGTCGCATCGCCATCGTCGGCCTGGGGCCGGAAGACGGGGTCGATTTCGGCGGCGAAGTGCTGTATGTGCCCAACCAGCCCAAGCATTTCGACAATATCATGGCCGGGATCAAGGCCCTGCAGAATGCCGAACCGGGCCTGGATTACCTGCTCGTCACCTCCGCCGACATCCCCTTGCTCAAGCCGGGGACGGTGGATTGGTTCGTCGCTGCCTGCGAACAGGGCGAAGGCGATTTCTTCTACTCGATCGTCGAGCAGCGAGTGATGGAGACGCAGTTCGCCGGCGCCGCCCGCTCGTATGTGCCCTTGCGCGAGGGGCGCTTCTGCGGCGGCGACCTGTTCATGGTGCGGGCGGCCATCGCCCGCAACAACGAGAGACTGGTGCGCGAACTGCTGGCCCGGCGCAAGAACGCCTTCCAGCAAGTGCGGCTGGCGGGGTTCAGCACCGTGGTCAAGTTCCTCTTCCGCCGGCTTTCGATTGCCGACGCCGAAAAGGTGGCCTCGCGGCTGATGAAGTGCAAGGCCCGCACCGTCAACTCGCCCTACGCCGACATCGGCATGGATGTGGACAAGCCGCATCAGTTGGAAATGGCGCGCCGTGTGTTGGCGAGGGCCTACGCGTGAGCCAGGGCGAGGGGTGGGTTTCACGGCTGGCGACCTGGGACGCGGCTGCCAGCGCTCGGCTGCGGGTCGATCAGCACCCGCTCCTGAAGCGGGTGGCTGCCGTGGCCGCCCACCTGGGCGACGGCCCGATCTGGCTGCTGCTGTGGGCGGCGGGGATCGTTTTCCTGCCGGCGCCGCGGCGGTGGCAGGTTCTCGTCTGG
The sequence above is drawn from the Caldilineales bacterium genome and encodes:
- a CDS encoding nucleotidyltransferase family protein, with amino-acid sequence MKTYPISVLAGYSSEKPDPLAVAMGGKRKALLEVDGKPMIWWVVNALRRSPRVGRIAIVGLGPEDGVDFGGEVLYVPNQPKHFDNIMAGIKALQNAEPGLDYLLVTSADIPLLKPGTVDWFVAACEQGEGDFFYSIVEQRVMETQFAGAARSYVPLREGRFCGGDLFMVRAAIARNNERLVRELLARRKNAFQQVRLAGFSTVVKFLFRRLSIADAEKVASRLMKCKARTVNSPYADIGMDVDKPHQLEMARRVLARAYA